The DNA window ACCGCATAAATTGTAATGAACACCAGTATCACTAATTTGATTCGCCCATCTAACAGATGGAGAAAACTTTCCTTCATAGTTTCATTTTCTAAATTGAGAATTGAATTGGTGTTCATTGATCTATCTCCTGAAAATATTTATTCCAATGATTCTGGTTTTTTTCTTCGCAATAAAACTGCTGCAACGTATGCGATTGCTAAAGTTATCAAAATACCTATAATTAATGCTAGTACTCCGCCGTAAGGATTGTCTTCCCCTAAAAGAGGTATCATGTAGTCTGACATTGGTGCGTTGTAGTTGTTTGACTCTTGAGTAGTAGATATATCTTCTGCGGTTTTTTCTAGACCGTCAGGGTTGCTTGAAGCTATAAATGGCGATAGAACAGCAATTATTATACAGATTGCTAAACCTGCCATGACAAATTTCTTATCTTTAGGGTTCATTTTGCTGCCACATCTAGTTTTTCAGATTTTGTATCATCTTTTTTCTTCTGGTTCCATGCCAGTAAATCTGGGCGCACATTTTCTAATGCCATGATTACAACAACTGTTAGAATTGCTTCGATAATCCCTATTAGTGCGTGGTATATTCCCATCATTTCAAGTCCGGCTATGAGTGGGAATGTTCCAGCCAGCCACATTTCAACTGCAACTGCTTCAGCTGCTATAAATATTGATAACCATGAGGCTATGGCTATGGCAGGTATTTTTCCTACTATTTTTCTAAGGGCACGGAATCCATAAAGTCCTACAAATCCTCCTATAATGCCCATATTAAGCACGTTAGCACCTAAAACTGTTATTCCCCCATCACCGAAGAATAAAGCCTGAACAAGTAGTACTAAAGTGAACACTATAACTGCTGCCTCTGGAGCACAGAATACAAGCGCAATTAAAGCTCCACCAACCATATGTCCGCTGGTTCCAAAGGCTATAGGAATATTCATGGACATTATAGCAAATATACCTGCGGCTAAAACAGCCATTAAAGGAACTGACCGTTCATCAAGATTCTTTCTAGCCCATCTCTGGGAGAAATACAATGCAATAAAAAGTATAACAAAATAAATGGCACACTGCCACAAAGGAATAAAACCGTTAGGTATATGCATATTATTATAATCTCCTTGATTTTTACAAAATAGGTTCTATTTTTTATAATATAAACTTTTTCGTAAGTATTACTTATTGGCCGATTTTAATAAAAAATGTAATAAAAAAGTACTACTAAAAAGGGATTTTTGGTAGAAATAGTAATAATCAATTTTAGATAACAGAAACTTGAACTATGAACTAATTTTGTAAATAGAGTTCATAATATAAATTATTTTCTTTTTGATCTTAACAAGTTAATTGAATAGGGTTATGTTTTTAATTTTGAATGACCCTATGATAACCCAGTTTTTTGCTATTTTATTTGGTGATATTTGCAAAGAACTTCACTTTCAAGTTTCATTTGAAAAACATCACGAGAAAATTATAACTTTTATTTAATTGATTAGAGTTCCTCTCAAAAGTTTGAATTACTTTTTTTCGTCACGTTTAAATATATAAGACGCTAAATACAACTTTGAAATAAGTAAAGGTGAAAAATATGAATGATTATGAAGTTTTACTTAATAGGGCAAAAGATTTGCACGGTGAAGTGTGTCCTGGCGTAATTATGGGGACCCGAATGAGCATCGCCGCTATGAAAAAGCTTAATATGGATCCCTTAAAACCAAATGAGAACCTTATAGTAACTGTAGAAACAGATAGATGCATGCCTGATGCTGTACAGGCAATAACCGGATGTACTGTTGGCCGCAGGACTTTAAAATGCAGAGATTATGGTAAATTCGTGGCTACATTTGTGGATATGACTACTGGAGAAGCAGTCAGAGTATCTGCAAAAGATGATCTGGTAGATTCCACTCCTGGTCTTTGGACATGGTTTAAAGATGTAGCAGAACTAGCTAGAGAAAAAAATATGCCTAAGGTTATGGAAGAAAAGAAATCTGCAATTAAAAAACTATCTGAAATGCCAGATGAGGATCTGCTTTCTTTAGTGGAATTGCAAATAGATGATACTGAAATTCCAGGCATTCCTCAGCATATAGTGACATGCTCAGTATGCGGCGAACATGTAATGGATAAAAAAGAAATTATTGTGGGGGGTAAACCTGTCTGTCAGTTTTGTGCAGATTAAAAGAGTTAGTCTGCATGAAATTTAGGACATGTTATTCCATCCATAAGTATTTGTTATAATGAGTCAGATTGTTTTTTTCCTTATTTATTCTTAGGATATTATATGTCTGATAGAAATGTCAATTAAATTCTCTTAAATTCCAAAAAGGATGTCCTTACATTAATATTGAAAATATTTTTGGAATATTGACTTTTGGTAAAATAGCAGTAAGTTATTCTAAAAGAAATAAATCTAAATTACATGTGTTTTATAAAAATTATGTATTAAAATAGTTATAAGTTTAAAATACTATTTTTAATGCTGTTTAGCTAGTTTAAATTCTTTTTACTCGGTTTTTAACTACTATATATGAATGATAATTATATATTGTAATAACTAAAATGTAAGAGATAATCAAAACGGGTTATATACTGTTTATTTCACTTTTAATTTTTTAATATATTGTTTTAAAACTTTAAATTTAATTTTTATTCTTTTATGTAGTATCCAGTTAGAAAAATAGAGAATTATTTAATATAAATCTTTTTGGGAGTGTTTTAAAATTAATAGATGTTCATAAGATAATAAATAAAAGATAATAAATAATAAAAAAATATTGGATTTTAGAAAAAGGATACTGAATTGGTTTTAAGTTAAAATAATCATCAATATAAGGATATGAAAATTAAAAATCAATAAATTAGGTTATATTAGTGTAATTCTGGTATTACAAAATAACTCATTTTTTGAAAAATAAGGATAAAATTTATATAAGGTGACGCTCTACTTTAAAATATCATTATAAATCATTAATAATTAAAGCAAACTTTATATAATGGTGGAACTCTATTTAAACTATCATTATAAATCATTACTAATTTGGTGATTACTGTGACACCGAAAAACAAACCTAAAGAATTCAAAAATGATTTTTGGAAGTCAAAAAATTTCAAAGTCTCAATTGGTGAAATAGTTGAAAATAAGGAAGGGGAAACAGCTCCTGAATCGATGGGGCCGACCCCTAAACCTAATATAACTGATTTAAGATCGTGGGACATGAAATTACTGGAAAGATACGAACCATTTTACGCGCCTTTTTGTGACATGTGCTGTTTATGTACATTTGGAAAGTGTGATTTAACTGGTAAGAAAGGAGCATGTGGAATTGATATACAGGCTCAACAAGCAAGAATAGTACTTTTGGCATGCTGCATAGGAACGGCAGCCCATGCTGGACATGGACGTCACATGGTGGACCATCTCATAGGAAAATATGGGGCAGATTTTCCTATAGATCTTGGAATGAATATAGATATAGAGGCACCGTTAACAAGGACAATTATAGGTAAAAAACCTAAAACATTAAGCGATTTGGAAGAAGTACTAAGTTATACGGAAGAACAGTTATCTCACCTTTTATCTGCATGTCACACTGGACAGGAAGGCAGTAGTCTTGATTTTGAATCAAAAGCGCTGCATGCTGGACTTATGGATGACCTTGCACGGGAGGCAGGGGATCTTGCGCAGATTGTAGCCCTTGGAATGCCTAAAGGTGATGAAAATGCTCCTTTAATAGAAATGGGGCTTGGAACAATTGACAGCAAAAAACCTGTAGTTCTGTGTATAGGACACAATGTAGTCCCAGGCGCTGGAATAATGGATTATATGGAAGATCATGGTCTTGAAGAAGATGTTGAAGTGTGCGGGATATGCTGTGCTGCAATCGATATTTCAAGATACAATAAAGCAGCTAAAGTGGTAGGCCCTCTTTCAAAGCAGCTTAAATTCATTAGAAGCGGTGTTGCAGATGTTATAGTTGTTGATGAACAATGTATACGGACTGATGTGCTTGAAGAAGCTGTAAAAAATAAAGCAGCAGTCATAGCCACCACAGATAAAATGTGTCTTGGGCTCCCAGACCTTACAGATCAAGATGCAGATGAAATAGTTTCCAAACTTGTTTGCAGGGAAATTGACGGTGCTTTGATACTTGACCCTGAAAAAGTTGGTGAAGTTGCCACAAGGGTAGCAATGAAAATTGCAGATGAACGTGAAAACCTCAAAATACTTCCAGATCTTGATGAAATTCAGGAAATGGCTAAAGAATGTACAGAATGCGGATGGTGTGTACGTGTATGTCCAAACGGTAAGCCTATGATGGATGCAGTTGTTGCAGCTGGTAAAGGCGATTTTTCTACATTTGTTGAACTGTACGAATATGACACATGTTATTCATGTGGAAGATGTGAACAGGAATGTGAAAGGGAACTTCCGCTCATGTCAATGATTACCAAGGTGGGAGAACACTACATAAAAGACCAGAAGTATAATATGAGGGCAGGTAGAGGGCCAGTTCAGGATATTGAAATAAGAAAAGTTGGTGCCCCAATTGTTCTTGGAGATATTCCTGGAGTTATAGCATTTGTAGGGTGCTCAAATTATCCTGAAGGCGGCTTAGAAGTCGCAAAAATGGCAGAAGAATTCCTTGAACGAAATTACATTGTTGTAACCACTGGCTGTGGAGCAATGTCTATAGGGGAATACAGAGACGAGGAAGGAAAAACACTCTATGAAAAATACGGCGGAGAATTTGATGCTAAAGGTCTTGTAAACATGGGGTCATGTGTTTCAAATGCCCATGTTTCAGGTGCATGTATAAAGATAGCCAATATTTTTGCTCAGAAACCCCTTGAAGGAAATTTCGAAGAAATCGCAGATTATATATTAAATAGAGTAGGTGCATGCGGTGTTGCATGGGGTGCTTATTCCCAGAAGGCTGCTGCAATAGCAACTGGGGTTAACCGATGGGGAATACCTGCTGTTATAGGGCCACACGGCTCAAAATATAGAAGACTTTACCTGGGAAGAACTGATAAGAAAGAAAAATGGAATCTCAATGATTTAAGATCGGGAGAAGTAGTTGAAGGAGAACCAGCGCCAGAACATTTACTGTACGCTGCTGAAAACCGCGGGGAAGCGACGGTGATGATTGCAAAATTGTGTATAAGGCCTAATGATACCTCAAAAGGAAGACAAATAAAATTAAATCAATATATAGACCTTCACAGGAAGTATTTTGGTACTATACCTGATGACATCTCTAAATTTATACGAAATGAGAAAGACATCCCTATAACCTACAAGAAAGACGTTATGAATATGCTGGAAGAGACGGGCTGGGAACCACGCGCACTTCCGCAGGAACCATCCACAATGGCCTTTAGGGAAAAGGCAAAGGGTAAATGATTGCATAAAAGGTGATTAAATGAATGAAAGAGTAATCCCATGGCAGCCAACAGTTATAGCCGGCCCAAAACAGGCACTGCTTGTAACTCCAGAAACGGCAGAAATGATGCTTAAAAAAGCAAAAAGGCCTTTAATGATAATGGGGCCTCTTATAAAAGAGAGTTCTGCACTGCCATTTGCTGTACTAATTGCAGAAAAGCGGAATATTCCCATTGTAAGTACAGGAGATATGTTTAAAACACTGAATGAATCAGATATTAAGAGCAAGCCTTATGGAGTAGTTGAAATTGTGAATCTTCTTAAAGATCCAGATTGGGGAGGGATAAATGGAGAAGGACAGCATGATTTAGTCCTGTTTATTGGTGTAATTTATTATATAGGTTCTCAGGGACTTTCAACCCTGAAGCACTTTGCACCTCACCTTAAGACACTTACACTCTGTAAATTTTTCCATTCCAATGCAGATGCATCGTTCCCTAATATGAAAGACGAAGAATGGATCAAATATCTTGAAAAATTAGCAGAATAACTTATAAAGCGAATAAGAATCATGGAGGAATTTAATGTTTGAGGATATACCTGTTGATGTTAGCCCAATGTATGAAGGAGAACGTATAAGATCAGCAAACATGTTTGTTGAACTTGCAGGCCCTAAATCTGTCGGTGCAGAACTAATTCAAGTTGCAGATGACGTTGAAGACGGCAAAATAGAAGTCGTAGGTCCTGAACTCAGTGCCATGAAGGAAGGGGAAATCTATCCTTTAGGGATACTTGCACAAATTCAAGGAGAAAAACTCGAAAAAGAGTTAGAAGGAGTTATAGAACGTAGGATACATGAACTGTGTAACTATGTTAAAGGTTTCATGCACCTGAACCAGCGAGACCAGATATGGTGCCGTGTAAGTAAAGAATCAGTAAATGCCGGATTTAAACTTGAAGATCTTGGAAAAGCGCTTTCAATTCTCCTTAAGGAAGAGTTTCCGATCATAGAAAAAATATCAGTCAGCATACTTACAGAAGAAAGCGAAGTAGAATCATTCTTAGAAACAGCACGAGCACAGTATGAAGTAAGAGATGCAAGGGCAAGAGAATTAAGCGATGAAGATGTTGACGTGTTCTACGGCTGTACAATGTGCCAATCATTTGCACCAAGTCATGTATGTATCGTCACGCCTGATAGGACTGCGCTTTGCGGAGCTATAAACTGGTTTGACTGCAGAGCCGCAGCTAAAATGGATCCTGATGGACCAATATTTGAAGTTGAAAAAGGTGAAGTTTTAGATGATGTAAAGGGTGAGTACAGCAACGTAAACGCGGTCATGGCTGAAAAATCACAGGGTATGACTGAAAGAGTATATTTACACAGTGTATTTGAATATCCCCACACTTCATGCGGTTGTTTTGAAGCGGTCGCATTTTATATTCCTGAACTTGATGGAATTGGGATAGTAGATCGTGATTTTAGAGGGGAAACTCCGCTTGGAATTCCATTTTCAGCAATGGCGGGGCAGTGCTCTGGTGGAAAACAGGTAGAAGGATTTACAGGGCTTAGTCTGGAATACATGAGATCACCTAAGTTTTTACAGGCAGATGGAAGTTATGAAAGGATAATTTGGCTCCCAAAAGAGATAAAAGAGTCTCTAACTGATTTCATACCTGAAGAGTTATTTGATAAAATTCCAACTGAAGAGGATGCATCAAGCATTAAAGAAATCCGAAGATTCCTGCGTGAATCAGAACATCCGGTAATTGAAAGATTAAAAGCTTCTAAAGCAGCTGCAGCAGAACTTGAAATTATTGAAGATGAAACAGAAGAAGTTGAGGTATCGGAAGCTCCAATGGCCCAGGTTGCATATGCGCCTGAAATTTCAGTGCCGGCAGCAGGTGGAGTTAGAATAATACTTAAAAATGCGAAAGTTTACGCTGAAAAGGTAATAATCAAAAGGAAATAGTTTTAAATTTAAATGAGAGGTAGCTTAGTGATAATAGCAGTAAGTGGAAAGGGGGGAACTGGTAAAAGCATGATTACTTCCCTCATTGTTAGATCCTTAAAATCATGCGGTAAAGATATATTAGCGATTGATGCGGATCCTGATTCCAATTTACCCGAAGCCCTTGGAATAGATGTTGAAAAGACAGTAGGTGATGTTAGAGAAGAGCTTAAAAAAGACACTGCAGCAGGCAATATTCCTAAAGAATCAAATAAATGGGACATACTTGATTATAAAATCATGAAATCCATTGTGGAAACTCCTGATTTTGATCTCCTGGTAATGGGAAGGCCAGAAGGAAGCGGATGTTACTGCGCTGTAAATAACATGCTCCGAAAGATCATTGAAACACTTACCTCTAACTATGATATAATTGTCATTGATACAGAGGCAGGACTTGAGCATTTAAGCAGGAGAACAACACAAAATGTTGATATCA is part of the Methanobacterium bryantii genome and encodes:
- the cdhC gene encoding CO dehydrogenase/CO-methylating acetyl-CoA synthase complex subunit beta, which translates into the protein MFEDIPVDVSPMYEGERIRSANMFVELAGPKSVGAELIQVADDVEDGKIEVVGPELSAMKEGEIYPLGILAQIQGEKLEKELEGVIERRIHELCNYVKGFMHLNQRDQIWCRVSKESVNAGFKLEDLGKALSILLKEEFPIIEKISVSILTEESEVESFLETARAQYEVRDARARELSDEDVDVFYGCTMCQSFAPSHVCIVTPDRTALCGAINWFDCRAAAKMDPDGPIFEVEKGEVLDDVKGEYSNVNAVMAEKSQGMTERVYLHSVFEYPHTSCGCFEAVAFYIPELDGIGIVDRDFRGETPLGIPFSAMAGQCSGGKQVEGFTGLSLEYMRSPKFLQADGSYERIIWLPKEIKESLTDFIPEELFDKIPTEEDASSIKEIRRFLRESEHPVIERLKASKAAAAELEIIEDETEEVEVSEAPMAQVAYAPEISVPAAGGVRIILKNAKVYAEKVIIKRK
- the cbiM gene encoding cobalt transporter CbiM, which produces MHIPNGFIPLWQCAIYFVILFIALYFSQRWARKNLDERSVPLMAVLAAGIFAIMSMNIPIAFGTSGHMVGGALIALVFCAPEAAVIVFTLVLLVQALFFGDGGITVLGANVLNMGIIGGFVGLYGFRALRKIVGKIPAIAIASWLSIFIAAEAVAVEMWLAGTFPLIAGLEMMGIYHALIGIIEAILTVVVIMALENVRPDLLAWNQKKKDDTKSEKLDVAAK
- the cdhA gene encoding CO dehydrogenase/acetyl-CoA synthase complex subunit alpha, yielding MTPKNKPKEFKNDFWKSKNFKVSIGEIVENKEGETAPESMGPTPKPNITDLRSWDMKLLERYEPFYAPFCDMCCLCTFGKCDLTGKKGACGIDIQAQQARIVLLACCIGTAAHAGHGRHMVDHLIGKYGADFPIDLGMNIDIEAPLTRTIIGKKPKTLSDLEEVLSYTEEQLSHLLSACHTGQEGSSLDFESKALHAGLMDDLAREAGDLAQIVALGMPKGDENAPLIEMGLGTIDSKKPVVLCIGHNVVPGAGIMDYMEDHGLEEDVEVCGICCAAIDISRYNKAAKVVGPLSKQLKFIRSGVADVIVVDEQCIRTDVLEEAVKNKAAVIATTDKMCLGLPDLTDQDADEIVSKLVCREIDGALILDPEKVGEVATRVAMKIADERENLKILPDLDEIQEMAKECTECGWCVRVCPNGKPMMDAVVAAGKGDFSTFVELYEYDTCYSCGRCEQECERELPLMSMITKVGEHYIKDQKYNMRAGRGPVQDIEIRKVGAPIVLGDIPGVIAFVGCSNYPEGGLEVAKMAEEFLERNYIVVTTGCGAMSIGEYRDEEGKTLYEKYGGEFDAKGLVNMGSCVSNAHVSGACIKIANIFAQKPLEGNFEEIADYILNRVGACGVAWGAYSQKAAAIATGVNRWGIPAVIGPHGSKYRRLYLGRTDKKEKWNLNDLRSGEVVEGEPAPEHLLYAAENRGEATVMIAKLCIRPNDTSKGRQIKLNQYIDLHRKYFGTIPDDISKFIRNEKDIPITYKKDVMNMLEETGWEPRALPQEPSTMAFREKAKGK
- the cdhB gene encoding CO dehydrogenase/acetyl-CoA synthase complex subunit epsilon, translating into MNERVIPWQPTVIAGPKQALLVTPETAEMMLKKAKRPLMIMGPLIKESSALPFAVLIAEKRNIPIVSTGDMFKTLNESDIKSKPYGVVEIVNLLKDPDWGGINGEGQHDLVLFIGVIYYIGSQGLSTLKHFAPHLKTLTLCKFFHSNADASFPNMKDEEWIKYLEKLAE
- a CDS encoding PDGLE domain-containing protein, whose protein sequence is MNPKDKKFVMAGLAICIIIAVLSPFIASSNPDGLEKTAEDISTTQESNNYNAPMSDYMIPLLGEDNPYGGVLALIIGILITLAIAYVAAVLLRRKKPESLE
- a CDS encoding FmdE family protein translates to MNDYEVLLNRAKDLHGEVCPGVIMGTRMSIAAMKKLNMDPLKPNENLIVTVETDRCMPDAVQAITGCTVGRRTLKCRDYGKFVATFVDMTTGEAVRVSAKDDLVDSTPGLWTWFKDVAELAREKNMPKVMEEKKSAIKKLSEMPDEDLLSLVELQIDDTEIPGIPQHIVTCSVCGEHVMDKKEIIVGGKPVCQFCAD
- a CDS encoding ATP-binding protein, coding for MIIAVSGKGGTGKSMITSLIVRSLKSCGKDILAIDADPDSNLPEALGIDVEKTVGDVREELKKDTAAGNIPKESNKWDILDYKIMKSIVETPDFDLLVMGRPEGSGCYCAVNNMLRKIIETLTSNYDIIVIDTEAGLEHLSRRTTQNVDIMLVVTDRSKRGILTAKRIDDLSGELDISFKKMYLILNRAIPGKEEETIKKIDEIGLNLIGTVYEDETVAEYDIEGKPLMDLPDDSAPVIAVSEIVSKILNLIV